A stretch of Cyanobacterium sp. HL-69 DNA encodes these proteins:
- a CDS encoding toxin-antitoxin system toxin component, with the protein MLYKERANKTQINAILVIFKQRVINIYKENLSQLILFGSRARGDAKQDSDIDILIVLKNVNQDKNKYEKMINLVSDLCLEYNFLISCVYISESQFKSEKSPLMINIHKEGIFL; encoded by the coding sequence ATGCTATATAAAGAAAGAGCAAATAAAACACAAATTAATGCCATATTAGTAATCTTTAAACAAAGAGTTATTAATATTTACAAAGAAAACTTGAGCCAGTTAATTTTATTTGGTTCAAGAGCAAGGGGGGATGCTAAACAAGATTCAGACATTGATATTTTAATAGTTTTGAAAAATGTTAATCAAGATAAAAATAAATATGAAAAAATGATTAACTTAGTTTCTGATTTATGCTTAGAGTATAATTTTTTAATTAGTTGTGTTTATATTAGTGAATCTCAATTTAAGAGCGAAAAAAGTCCTTTAATGATTAATATTCATAAAGAGGGTATATTCTTATGA
- a CDS encoding toxin-antitoxin system HepN family antidote component, with protein sequence MKNEQKLLLEKAQESLRASKILLENQLPDFAVARAYYTMFYIAEAFLLKQDLTYSSHSAVIAGFGREFAKTKRIPVEYHRYLIEAQQKRTEADYNLKPNITLQEAENIINKAQNMLDFTNNNIDII encoded by the coding sequence ATGAAGAATGAACAAAAATTACTGTTAGAAAAAGCTCAGGAAAGTTTAAGAGCATCTAAAATACTACTAGAAAATCAATTACCAGATTTTGCAGTGGCAAGGGCTTACTATACAATGTTTTATATCGCAGAGGCTTTTTTACTAAAACAGGACTTAACTTATTCCAGTCATAGTGCCGTTATTGCAGGATTTGGACGGGAATTTGCTAAGACAAAACGTATTCCCGTTGAGTATCATCGTTATTTAATCGAAGCACAACAGAAGCGTACTGAAGCTGATTATAATTTAAAACCAAATATTACTTTACAGGAAGCAGAAAATATTATTAACAAAGCCCAAAATATGCTTGATTTTACTAACAATAATATCGATATTATTTAA
- a CDS encoding Glycosyltransferase: MLTLEKTLEQQKDLDKLCQYRNENPNFLFWMNEYYGINLILNQYTQRPSDTQPKIIFPHGITSGKMVLLGELTNPLPIISIYPEHRLEIYKYACFYHKIDKKLILGTAPFVYVTELLKDFSKLKRQGTIFFPSHSSYLAKVKTNWENLADELANLPEQYQPVTVCIHHNDFRQGNHIPFQNKGLRIVSCGYKTDPLFLFRFYHLCSLHKYSSGNGLGSHVPYSIKAGCQYFHLNTHKASYKLSDNCQTENVNFGRLINIQIRAPDLLEDIENLSSNQKQQLQFADYYLGSKYLKSPQETNNLLDEAEYLYRQGVGRVFLPQTQWQSKEIKNNEENVKKSNVDLVIIYWSGNNKLLNIWLDNVKFLENCQLVIVTDGTNQEKDSIDLLKQFCLSNNISLIENQEYTNLVQAVIQAKQKFSNYKYAHIFKDSVKLLASPLETIKIASAKGLSFYGVIEKTFWGETYNNYWCLCLNIDLIFEKIKPHYAYNNNCYTITGFLQEMIDYGFNIQKSEILKNVMCEVFIPEQKYCETYWKHPNRAIEDRNIFLKNTPTNNQSQLPKKSDKYVVVVAHVNPNAYSETFIHNHINHLPAEIINIPGISFPLQQNREQLKQFLLEKQVDAILAEYGRVGVALMDICQELNIPLIVHFHGFDAYHHGELQNSGKYYPNLFQKASATIAVSRHMEQQLLSLGAVKEKLYYNPYGVNLSLFQQCNPQQPPLTFITVGRFVDKKAPTLTILAFAQVCYQYPEAKLIMIGEGVLLESCKMLAKSLGIYENIEFTGSLPQSAVAEKMRQARAFVQHSVTASYGDSEGTPNSVIEASATGIPVIATRHAGIKDVVIEGETGFLVDEGDVDGMAEYMIQLAENPELAQKLGEAGRKRIEQYFSLEQSLNNLWSIIKDSIEKNKAEQLIQKLNIRKTNLIVFPDWSISEEEIGEELLEVILQLMETPPEKPITLLVDITGILPEDATELFSAISMSLLFEYELYLTEYINISLLGDLTEQEWQILTPLITKKLKINHENQTLIKELNIK; encoded by the coding sequence ATGCTAACCCTAGAAAAAACTTTAGAACAACAAAAAGATTTAGATAAACTATGTCAGTACAGAAATGAAAATCCAAATTTTTTGTTTTGGATGAACGAATATTATGGAATAAATTTGATACTCAATCAATATACTCAAAGACCTTCCGATACTCAGCCAAAAATTATTTTTCCCCATGGTATTACTTCTGGAAAAATGGTTTTATTAGGTGAATTAACAAATCCACTACCAATAATAAGCATATATCCAGAACATAGACTTGAAATATACAAATATGCTTGTTTTTATCATAAGATAGATAAAAAACTAATTCTTGGAACTGCTCCCTTTGTCTATGTTACAGAGCTACTAAAAGATTTCAGTAAACTGAAAAGACAAGGCACTATTTTTTTCCCTTCTCATTCATCATACTTAGCAAAAGTAAAAACGAATTGGGAGAATTTGGCTGATGAATTAGCCAACCTACCCGAACAATACCAACCTGTAACAGTTTGCATTCATCACAATGATTTTCGACAAGGAAATCATATCCCTTTTCAAAATAAAGGTTTAAGAATAGTATCCTGTGGATATAAAACAGATCCTTTATTCCTTTTTAGATTTTATCACCTATGTTCGCTCCATAAATATTCTAGTGGTAATGGTTTAGGTTCTCATGTTCCTTATTCAATAAAAGCTGGTTGTCAATACTTTCATTTAAATACCCATAAGGCATCCTATAAACTTTCTGATAACTGTCAAACAGAAAACGTTAATTTTGGACGTTTAATAAATATACAAATTCGAGCACCAGATTTATTGGAAGACATAGAAAACTTATCTAGCAATCAAAAACAACAACTTCAATTTGCAGACTATTACTTAGGTAGTAAATACTTGAAATCTCCTCAAGAAACTAATAATCTTTTAGACGAAGCAGAATATCTATATCGTCAGGGAGTAGGCAGAGTTTTTCTACCTCAAACTCAATGGCAATCAAAAGAAATTAAAAATAATGAAGAAAATGTCAAAAAATCAAATGTTGACCTTGTAATTATTTATTGGTCAGGTAATAATAAACTCCTAAATATTTGGTTAGATAATGTTAAGTTTTTAGAAAATTGTCAACTTGTGATTGTTACAGATGGAACTAATCAAGAAAAAGATTCAATAGATTTACTTAAACAATTTTGCCTCAGCAACAATATATCTTTAATAGAAAATCAAGAATATACCAACTTAGTACAAGCGGTTATTCAAGCCAAGCAAAAATTTAGTAATTACAAATATGCTCACATCTTTAAAGATAGTGTTAAATTACTAGCATCTCCCCTAGAAACTATAAAAATAGCTTCTGCAAAAGGTCTATCTTTTTACGGAGTTATAGAAAAAACATTTTGGGGAGAAACATACAATAACTATTGGTGTCTTTGTTTAAACATAGACCTCATTTTTGAGAAAATAAAACCTCATTATGCTTACAACAATAATTGTTATACAATCACCGGATTTTTACAAGAAATGATAGATTATGGATTTAATATCCAAAAATCCGAAATATTAAAAAATGTTATGTGTGAGGTTTTCATTCCAGAGCAGAAATACTGCGAAACATACTGGAAACATCCAAATAGGGCGATAGAAGATAGAAATATTTTTTTAAAAAACACACCCACAAATAATCAGTCACAATTACCCAAAAAAAGTGATAAATATGTCGTTGTTGTAGCCCATGTCAACCCCAATGCCTACTCAGAAACCTTTATTCATAACCATATCAATCATTTACCTGCGGAAATCATTAACATCCCCGGTATCTCATTCCCCCTACAACAAAACAGAGAACAGCTAAAACAATTTCTCCTTGAAAAACAAGTTGACGCAATCTTAGCAGAATATGGACGAGTAGGGGTTGCCCTCATGGATATTTGCCAAGAACTAAATATACCCTTAATTGTTCACTTTCACGGTTTTGATGCCTACCATCATGGGGAATTACAAAATAGTGGTAAATATTATCCTAATTTATTTCAAAAAGCATCGGCAACCATTGCTGTATCACGACACATGGAACAACAACTATTATCATTGGGGGCAGTAAAAGAAAAACTATACTATAATCCCTATGGTGTCAATTTATCTCTATTTCAACAATGCAATCCTCAACAACCACCATTAACCTTCATTACTGTTGGACGTTTTGTTGATAAAAAAGCCCCTACCTTAACAATTCTTGCCTTTGCCCAAGTATGTTATCAATATCCCGAAGCTAAATTAATCATGATTGGTGAGGGAGTATTATTAGAATCCTGTAAAATGTTAGCCAAATCATTAGGTATTTACGAAAATATTGAGTTTACTGGTTCTCTACCTCAATCAGCAGTAGCCGAAAAAATGCGACAAGCAAGGGCATTTGTGCAACACTCCGTTACCGCCAGTTATGGAGACTCAGAAGGTACACCCAACTCAGTCATAGAAGCATCTGCCACTGGTATTCCTGTAATAGCAACCCGACACGCAGGAATCAAAGATGTGGTTATAGAGGGAGAAACAGGCTTTTTAGTCGATGAAGGAGACGTGGACGGGATGGCGGAGTATATGATTCAATTAGCTGAAAATCCTGAATTAGCTCAAAAATTAGGAGAAGCAGGAAGAAAAAGAATAGAACAATATTTTTCCCTCGAACAAAGTTTAAATAATCTATGGTCAATTATTAAAGATAGTATCGAGAAAAATAAAGCCGAACAATTAATCCAAAAATTAAATATCCGTAAAACTAACTTAATTGTTTTCCCCGATTGGTCAATTTCTGAGGAAGAAATCGGCGAGGAATTACTAGAAGTTATCCTTCAATTAATGGAAACACCTCCAGAAAAGCCTATTACTCTTTTAGTTGATATCACTGGAATCTTACCCGAAGATGCCACCGAATTATTTTCGGCAATTTCCATGAGTCTCTTATTTGAATATGAATTATATTTAACTGAGTATATTAATATATCCTTATTGGGAGATTTGACAGAGCAAGAATGGCAAATCTTAACACCTCTCATTACCAAAAAACTAAAAATTAACCATGAAAATCAAACCCTAATTAAAGAATTAAACATTAAATAA
- a CDS encoding SAM-dependent methyltransferase BT3209: MPDFRGLFQSLSQILTKGGYLFITATPNGSSPCATLYRHNWVQHHYPSHIQHFSSHHLDYLAALNNLIRVDSIDLYSDSPYKKDTDIETFCDSIQQGTIRYTNHCQDNLNSLKHAFFESMLTILYQYKY, translated from the coding sequence GTGCCTGATTTTCGAGGTTTATTTCAGTCTTTATCTCAAATTCTAACAAAAGGGGGTTATCTTTTTATTACAGCAACACCGAATGGCTCATCCCCCTGTGCTACTTTATATCGTCACAATTGGGTTCAACATCATTATCCCAGTCACATACAACATTTTTCATCCCATCACTTAGACTATTTAGCGGCTTTGAACAACCTTATAAGAGTGGATTCTATAGATTTATATTCAGACTCACCATATAAAAAAGACACAGATATAGAAACTTTTTGTGATTCAATTCAGCAAGGAACAATTAGGTATACTAATCATTGTCAAGATAATTTAAATTCACTGAAGCACGCCTTTTTTGAATCAATGCTAACAATCTTATATCAGTATAAGTATTAA
- a CDS encoding N-acetylneuraminate synthase, protein MVKIIAEAGVNHFGNYSLALKLIDAVKDTGSDFIKFQMIDEKELYSPGKYEYGNYDIEEVRKQRRESHLSTDELNKLFNYAHSIGIPATATPFGFISLKQLIKLNPPFIKIASGDINFYSLIEEAIQTGIKLIISTGMSTLKDVEKTVNFLHSKGCDNFVLMHCISVYPHHESMSQLGYISTLQKEFGCDVGFSDHTLGSTASWCCNCIRSKVDRKTFYAITKIGRDLMQNIH, encoded by the coding sequence ATGGTCAAAATTATTGCAGAAGCAGGAGTCAATCATTTTGGGAATTATTCATTAGCGCTCAAATTAATTGATGCGGTGAAAGATACAGGATCAGATTTCATAAAGTTTCAGATGATTGACGAAAAAGAATTATATTCTCCTGGAAAATACGAGTATGGAAACTATGATATTGAAGAAGTAAGAAAACAACGTAGGGAATCTCATCTATCAACAGATGAACTGAATAAATTATTTAACTATGCCCATAGTATTGGTATTCCAGCAACTGCTACTCCATTTGGATTTATCTCATTAAAACAACTCATAAAACTCAATCCACCTTTTATCAAAATAGCCTCTGGCGACATAAACTTTTATTCACTGATCGAGGAAGCAATACAAACAGGAATAAAATTAATCATATCTACTGGAATGTCCACTCTTAAGGATGTAGAAAAAACTGTCAACTTTTTACATTCAAAAGGTTGTGATAATTTTGTTTTAATGCACTGTATATCTGTCTATCCTCATCATGAATCGATGTCCCAGTTAGGTTACATATCTACTCTTCAAAAAGAATTTGGATGTGACGTGGGATTTTCCGATCATACGTTAGGCAGTACGGCTTCTTGGTGTTGCAATTGCATTAGGAGTAAAGTGGATAGAAAAACATTTTACGCTATCACAAAAATTGGGAGGGACTTGATGCAAAACATTCATTAG
- the spsF gene encoding spore coat polysaccharide biosynthesis protein SpsF yields MIIPVLLARLDSTRLPCKSFLVLPNGQTIIDFILSQLDYLKYFDCITSPILATTKRSIDDPLAKFSEKRGLLVYRGSTNNVFKRILQAGISQNAEYVMRVNCDSPFIDESLVITAIDAYRIYSPDIITNLMPRTYPYGITIQILKVSTMLDLINNCPPSPEESEHITPYIEKNKKQVQIFNIFNKKPIFTNKRFVVDTIEDYVKLYMELELCLCSKDKTSRITWSNLLDTQKD; encoded by the coding sequence ATGATTATTCCCGTTCTTTTAGCAAGACTCGATTCAACAAGACTACCTTGTAAGTCATTTCTCGTCTTACCCAATGGTCAAACAATAATTGATTTCATTTTAAGTCAACTAGATTATCTAAAGTATTTCGATTGCATAACATCTCCAATACTTGCAACTACGAAACGTTCCATAGATGATCCTCTGGCTAAATTTTCAGAAAAAAGAGGTTTATTAGTATATAGGGGTTCTACAAACAATGTTTTCAAAAGGATATTACAAGCAGGAATTTCTCAGAATGCAGAATATGTAATGAGAGTGAACTGCGATTCACCTTTCATTGATGAATCTTTAGTTATTACTGCGATAGATGCCTACCGCATATATTCGCCTGATATTATTACTAATTTAATGCCTAGAACATACCCTTATGGAATAACTATTCAAATTTTAAAAGTTAGTACCATGCTTGATCTAATAAATAATTGTCCACCCTCTCCAGAGGAGTCTGAACATATAACACCATATATTGAGAAAAATAAAAAACAAGTCCAAATTTTTAATATATTTAACAAAAAACCAATTTTCACTAACAAAAGGTTTGTAGTTGACACAATAGAGGATTACGTCAAGTTGTATATGGAGTTGGAATTGTGTTTGTGTTCCAAGGACAAAACATCGAGAATTACTTGGTCTAATTTACTAGACACACAAAAAGACTAG
- a CDS encoding toxin-antitoxin system RelE family toxin component codes for MKKRGKNIDKLKQIIIKLVNQEILEAKYKDHKLIGNYTDRRECHIEPD; via the coding sequence ATGAAAAAAAGAGGAAAAAATATCGATAAACTCAAACAAATAATCATAAAATTAGTTAATCAAGAAATTTTGGAAGCGAAATATAAAGATCATAAACTAATTGGAAATTATACTGATCGTCGAGAATGTCATATTGAGCCAGATTGA
- a CDS encoding toxin-antitoxin system RelB family antidote component: MTKTATVRARIKPDLKTKVEHIFQKLGLTTTEAINLFYKQVELQQGLPFEVKIPNMTTQKILEKTDQEEELIHCDNLENMFEQLGM, translated from the coding sequence ATGACTAAAACCGCAACTGTAAGAGCTAGAATCAAGCCTGACCTAAAAACTAAAGTAGAACATATTTTTCAAAAGTTAGGATTGACTACCACAGAAGCAATTAATCTTTTTTACAAACAAGTTGAGTTACAGCAAGGATTACCTTTTGAAGTGAAAATTCCCAATATGACAACTCAAAAAATATTGGAAAAAACGGATCAGGAGGAGGAATTAATCCACTGTGACAATTTAGAGAATATGTTTGAGCAATTGGGGATGTAA
- a CDS encoding toxin-antitoxin system antidote component encodes MKFQVIFTFDEEYNGYVAEVPRLPGCVSQGKTMDEAIANVKDAIQGYLYVQEKHQINELKEETISFIGEVVV; translated from the coding sequence ATGAAGTTTCAAGTAATATTTACCTTTGATGAGGAATATAATGGCTATGTTGCTGAAGTACCGAGATTGCCCGGTTGTGTGAGCCAAGGAAAAACGATGGATGAGGCGATCGCAAATGTAAAAGATGCAATTCAAGGATATTTATATGTGCAAGAGAAACACCAAATTAATGAGTTAAAAGAGGAGACAATCTCATTCATTGGGGAAGTTGTTGTCTAA
- a CDS encoding toxin-antitoxin system toxin component, which produces MGILANISGKKAVKIFCKFGYVVEHQTGSHIILWHDSKPTLSVPNHKELAPGLLRSLIRQANISVDDFLAKK; this is translated from the coding sequence ATGGGAATTTTAGCTAATATTTCGGGCAAAAAAGCCGTTAAAATTTTTTGCAAGTTTGGTTATGTTGTGGAGCATCAAACTGGTAGTCATATTATACTCTGGCATGATTCTAAACCAACTCTGTCAGTACCTAATCATAAAGAACTCGCTCCTGGATTGTTAAGGAGTTTAATTCGTCAAGCTAATATTTCTGTTGATGATTTTTTGGCAAAGAAATAA
- a CDS encoding toxin-antitoxin system toxin component — translation MPKLPIISGKKAVQTLEKIGFVKSRQTGSHIVLKKLISGGEIVCVVPLHKELRVGTLSGILKQAQVTVNDFIPNPNGRVCHPRLAINYKANSLSFNELN, via the coding sequence ATGCCTAAATTGCCCATTATTTCAGGGAAAAAAGCAGTTCAAACTTTAGAAAAAATAGGCTTTGTCAAATCTAGGCAGACTGGTAGCCATATAGTTCTAAAAAAGTTAATCTCTGGTGGTGAAATTGTTTGTGTTGTGCCACTTCACAAAGAATTGAGAGTGGGAACTTTAAGCGGTATCCTAAAACAGGCACAAGTCACCGTTAATGATTTTATACCAAATCCGAATGGTAGAGTATGCCATCCCCGCCTTGCAATAAATTACAAGGCTAACAGTTTATCGTTCAATGAATTGAACTAA
- a CDS encoding toxin-antitoxin system antidote component, whose translation MYIAECVELGTVDQGESIEEAIDNLREATKLYLEECPFVETQPRLVTTMEVTYGQLSYA comes from the coding sequence ATGTATATTGCTGAGTGTGTGGAGTTAGGTACGGTAGATCAAGGTGAAAGTATAGAAGAAGCCATTGATAACTTAAGAGAAGCAACAAAATTATATTTAGAAGAATGTCCATTTGTGGAAACTCAACCGAGATTAGTAACAACGATGGAAGTAACTTACGGACAATTAAGTTATGCCTAA
- the rfbB-2 gene encoding dTDP-glucose 4,6-dehydratase RfbB, producing MKKILVTGGAGFIGSNFVREMLNLHPDYQIINLDLLTYAGNLANLKTIENNPHYTFIKGDIRNRETVEKIFQVYSIDTVINFAAESHVDRSIIDPDIFLTTNIIGTQVLLDVAKRYWKINPDDKYCGKYRDGVKFLQVSTDEVYGALGKTGMFTETMALLPNSPYSASKASADLIVRAYHETFAMPVNITRCSNNYGAYQFPEKLIPLTINNCLKNKPIPVYGDGMQVRDWLHVKDHCYAIDVVLHRGKVGEIYNIGGNNEKANLDIIRLIIDSLNKNENLIQFVKDRPGHDRRYAIDNSKITSQLGWKPRYTFEQGIKETIDWYVHNLDWVENIVSGDYAKYYDSMYL from the coding sequence ATGAAAAAAATATTAGTAACTGGTGGTGCAGGATTTATTGGTAGTAATTTTGTCAGGGAAATGTTGAATCTTCACCCCGACTATCAAATTATTAACCTTGATTTGTTAACCTATGCAGGGAATTTAGCAAATCTTAAAACCATTGAAAATAACCCCCATTACACTTTTATAAAAGGTGATATTAGGAATAGAGAAACCGTAGAGAAAATTTTTCAAGTCTATTCCATTGATACTGTCATCAATTTTGCGGCTGAATCCCATGTTGATAGGAGTATTATTGACCCAGATATTTTTTTAACCACTAATATCATAGGTACACAGGTTTTATTAGATGTGGCGAAAAGGTATTGGAAAATTAACCCTGATGATAAATACTGTGGAAAATATCGAGATGGAGTAAAGTTTTTACAGGTGTCAACGGATGAAGTTTATGGGGCGCTGGGTAAGACGGGAATGTTTACCGAAACCATGGCTTTACTTCCTAATAGCCCTTATTCGGCTTCTAAAGCCAGTGCAGATTTAATTGTTCGGGCTTACCATGAAACTTTTGCGATGCCTGTTAATATTACCCGTTGTAGTAATAATTATGGAGCGTATCAATTTCCTGAAAAGTTAATCCCTTTGACTATTAATAATTGTTTAAAAAATAAACCTATTCCTGTGTATGGGGATGGTATGCAGGTTAGGGATTGGCTTCATGTGAAGGATCATTGTTATGCTATTGATGTGGTTTTACATCGGGGAAAGGTAGGGGAAATATATAATATTGGCGGTAATAATGAGAAGGCAAATTTGGATATTATTCGTTTAATTATTGATAGTTTAAATAAGAATGAAAATTTAATTCAATTTGTAAAAGATAGACCAGGACACGATCGCCGTTATGCCATTGATAATAGTAAAATAACTTCTCAATTAGGTTGGAAGCCTCGTTATACTTTTGAGCAGGGCATTAAAGAAACCATTGATTGGTATGTTCATAATCTCGACTGGGTAGAAAATATCGTCAGCGGTGATTATGCTAAGTATTATGACTCTATGTATCTTTGA
- the rfbC-rfbD gene encoding bifunctional dTDP-4-dehydrorhamnose 3,5-epimerase / dTDP-4-dehydrorhamnose reductase RfbC-RfbD has translation MQISKTAIDGVLILEPKLFSDNRGWFMETYVDKRLREKGINIKFVQDNHSLSLQKRILRGLHFQVEPKAQTKLVRCTRGSILDVAVDLRKGSPTFQKWVSVELSAENKKQLLIPKGFAHGFLTLTDDAEVQYKVDEYYSPECDRTLKFNDPALGINWGIENPIMSEKDLVAPLLKDSDVNFQIKALVTGGNGQLGYDVSKQLSQIGIKVITTTKDNLDITNEKRTRQFIIETKPDIIIHCAAYTAVDKAEEEQEICYSVNVEGTKYIAQSAQEINAKLVYISTDYVFNGSGNTPHAITDLINPVNYYGQTKAEGEEIVKNYIQEHFIIRTSWVYGINGHNFVKTMMHLGESKKKIQVVDDQIGSPTYTKDLATFISNLIQTENYGTYHGVNEGYCSWYQFAQEIFAQLAQDMKIVPISSQAYITKAQRPKNSRLSTVATENIGLEKLPHWKNALKRYLQEIKEK, from the coding sequence GTGCAAATTAGTAAAACAGCTATTGATGGGGTTTTAATTTTAGAACCGAAGTTATTCTCGGATAATCGAGGATGGTTTATGGAAACCTATGTTGATAAACGATTACGAGAAAAAGGGATTAATATTAAATTTGTTCAGGATAATCATTCTTTATCTTTACAAAAAAGAATTTTAAGGGGTTTACATTTTCAAGTTGAACCTAAAGCACAAACAAAATTGGTTAGATGTACTAGGGGAAGTATCCTTGATGTGGCTGTTGATTTACGCAAGGGTTCACCTACTTTTCAAAAATGGGTATCGGTGGAGTTGTCGGCGGAAAATAAAAAACAGTTACTCATTCCCAAAGGATTTGCCCATGGCTTTCTGACTTTAACCGATGATGCGGAAGTTCAATACAAAGTTGATGAATATTATAGTCCTGAGTGCGATCGCACCTTAAAATTTAATGATCCAGCCTTAGGTATCAATTGGGGCATTGAAAACCCCATCATGTCCGAAAAAGACTTAGTCGCCCCCTTACTCAAAGATAGTGATGTGAACTTTCAAATCAAAGCATTAGTAACAGGGGGAAATGGGCAACTAGGGTATGATGTCAGTAAACAATTATCCCAAATAGGAATCAAGGTAATTACTACCACCAAAGATAATTTAGACATTACCAACGAAAAACGCACAAGACAATTTATCATCGAAACGAAGCCCGATATTATCATCCACTGTGCCGCTTACACCGCTGTTGACAAAGCCGAAGAAGAGCAAGAGATATGTTACTCAGTTAACGTAGAAGGAACAAAATATATAGCTCAAAGTGCACAGGAAATAAACGCTAAATTAGTTTATATCAGCACCGATTATGTCTTTAACGGCTCAGGAAACACCCCCCATGCCATAACAGATTTGATAAATCCTGTTAACTATTATGGTCAAACCAAGGCAGAAGGAGAGGAAATTGTCAAAAATTACATTCAAGAACATTTTATCATCAGAACCTCTTGGGTATATGGAATTAACGGACATAATTTTGTTAAAACCATGATGCACTTAGGGGAATCAAAAAAGAAAATACAAGTAGTTGACGATCAAATTGGCTCTCCAACCTATACTAAAGATTTAGCTACATTTATCAGTAACTTAATTCAAACAGAAAACTATGGCACTTACCATGGAGTTAATGAAGGTTATTGTAGTTGGTATCAATTCGCCCAAGAAATTTTTGCTCAACTGGCACAAGATATGAAGATAGTACCCATATCATCCCAAGCATACATAACTAAAGCCCAAAGACCAAAAAATTCTCGTTTATCTACCGTCGCCACAGAAAATATTGGGCTAGAAAAATTACCCCATTGGAAAAACGCCCTCAAAAGATATTTACAAGAAATCAAAGAAAAATAA
- the rfbA-2 gene encoding glucose-1-phosphate thymidylyltransferase RfbA translates to MKGIILAGGSGTRLYPLTMVTSKQLLPVYDKPMIYYPLSILMLGKIKDILIISTPRDLPNFQKLLGDGSQFGINLSYAPQPSPDGLAQAFIIAKDFIEKDNVAMILGDNIYYGNGLTKILKKAKKNVENGQATIFGYYVNDPERFGVVEFDQNFKVISIEEKPKNPKSNYCVTGLYFYDNRVVDFAQQIKPSPRGELEITDLNNMYLELQSLNVELLGRGYAWFDTGTMDSLVEATNFVETIEKRQSIKISAPEEIGYYYGWIDRNTLLKSAIKYGKSPYGQHLQKVAEGQIIY, encoded by the coding sequence ATGAAAGGAATCATTTTAGCTGGTGGCTCTGGTACTAGGCTTTACCCTCTAACCATGGTCACAAGTAAACAACTTTTGCCAGTATATGACAAACCCATGATTTATTATCCTTTATCAATATTGATGTTGGGTAAAATTAAGGATATATTAATTATTTCTACCCCCAGAGATTTACCCAATTTTCAAAAGCTGTTGGGGGATGGTAGTCAATTTGGAATAAATCTATCCTATGCACCACAACCTTCTCCTGACGGTTTAGCACAGGCTTTTATAATTGCCAAAGATTTTATTGAAAAAGATAATGTGGCCATGATTTTGGGGGATAATATTTATTATGGTAACGGTTTAACAAAAATATTAAAAAAAGCTAAGAAAAATGTAGAAAATGGTCAGGCAACTATCTTCGGATATTATGTCAATGATCCAGAGCGTTTTGGGGTAGTAGAATTTGATCAAAATTTTAAAGTTATATCTATCGAAGAGAAACCAAAAAATCCTAAATCAAACTACTGTGTTACGGGGCTTTATTTTTATGATAATAGAGTAGTAGATTTTGCCCAGCAAATTAAGCCTTCCCCCAGAGGAGAGCTAGAAATTACAGACCTAAATAATATGTATCTTGAGCTACAAAGTTTAAATGTAGAATTATTAGGAAGAGGATACGCTTGGTTTGATACTGGTACGATGGATAGTTTAGTGGAAGCAACAAATTTTGTCGAAACCATTGAAAAAAGACAAAGTATCAAAATATCTGCCCCCGAAGAAATTGGCTATTATTATGGTTGGATTGATCGAAATACTCTATTAAAATCAGCAATCAAATATGGTAAATCTCCTTATGGTCAACATTTACAGAAGGTAGCAGAGGGTCAAATTATTTATTAG